In the Caenorhabditis elegans chromosome X genome, one interval contains:
- the dhs-29 gene encoding NADP-retinol dehydrogenase (Confirmed by transcript evidence) has translation MYTSWAWKLWSTLGVALRILFIDIPMDIHRFLNLRQKSVQGQTVIITGGGSGLGRAMALDFAKRKAKVAIIDVNKEGGLETVKTIAAEGNMAKFWYCDISDVDNMKKTAKEIEDTFGDVNIVICNAAILSFTSFMEISDELLRKCLDVNIFGTINTIRAFLPKMETKNDGHIVCVCSIAGWSGETMGLSYCTSKFAVRGAMESLQMELRDRGLEGIKTTTLYPYFARTPMILENNMRPTCTWFPFMSIRSCSKRMVDSILKEKVHAFVPSYITLIPFVKNFCSLQVCRSLRNYLGVKYSASDPSFCKLTLIEMSDYYKTPQLFWWLLIVPALAINYISYAHPAAALNIPLIGSLVHKIGTEYPFVALLTNLFALVAHAGEALYALYLCHKANISFASTAKWVVQTFILGFPSLSILSRYEAKQRKNN, from the exons ATGTATACCAGCTGGGCTTGGAAACTATGGAGCACACTTGGAGTTGCATTACGAATATTGTTCATTGACATTCCTATGGATATACATCGATTTTTGAATCTCCGGCAAAAA AGTGTACAAGGGCAGACCGTCATAATTACAGGAGGAGGATCTGGTCTGGGTCGAGCGATGGCCTTGGATTTTGCCAAGAGAAAAGCAAAAGTTGCTATAATTGACGTGAACAAG GAAGGAGGGCTGGAGACGGTGAAAACCATTGCGGCAGAGGGGAATATGGCCAAGTTTTGGTATTGCGATATAAGTGATGTGGACAATATGAAAAAGACGgcaaaagaaattgaagacacatttg GTGACGTTAATATTGTGATCTGTAATGCTGCAATCTTATCCTTCACATCATTCATGGAGATTTCGGATGAGCTGCTCAGAAAGTGTCTTGACGTTAACATTTTTGGTACAATTAAT ACAATTCGAGCTTTCCTCCCAAAAATGGAAACCAAGAACGACGGACACATTGTTTGCGTTTGCTCAATTGCTGGGTGGTCTGGTGAAACGATGGGACTTTCTTACTG CACTAGCAAATTTGCGGTTCGCGGAGCTATGGAATCCTTACAAATGGAGCTCAGAGATCGCGGATTAGAGGGTATCAAAACAACTACG CTCTACCCATATTTTGCAAGAACCCcaatgattttggaaaataatatgAGACCTACATGTACATGGTTCCCGTTCATGAGCATTCGGTCTTGCTCGAAAAGAATGGTAGAttctattttgaaagaaaaagtgcACGCTTTTGTTCCCTCGTACATCACACTCATCCcttttgtgaaaaa tttctgCTCTCTTCAAGTGTGCCGGTCGCTTCGTAATTATTTGGGTGTTAAGTATTCCGCTTCAGATCCATCATTTTGCAAACTGACACTTATTGAAATGTCGGACTATTACAAAACTCCACAACTCTTCTGGTGGCTCCTCATTGTTCCAGCTCTGGCTATCAACTAC atttcttaCGCCCATCCAGCAGCAGCACTTAATATTCCATTAATTGGATCTCTCGTCCATAAGATTGGAACTGAGTATCCATTTGTTGCTCTTTTAACCAACCTTTTCGCCCTTGTAGCACACGCCGGTGAAGCTCTTTACGCTCTTTATCTCTGCCATAAAGCCAATATCAG ttttgcttCTACCGCAAAATGGGTTGTCCAAACGTTTATTCTTGGTTTCCCGTCACTCTCTATTCTCAGTCGATACGAAGCCAAGCAGAGGAAGAATAATTGA
- the F27D9.13 gene encoding VWFA domain-containing protein (Confirmed by transcript evidence), with protein MRSYIIILFAISISLFICTIYCCPNEPTEILFIIKASYYLSEYQWESVKALLGKVSGSVNLGRSSEASQIGVYLFDNLNMPVPVIGLGTYGRSSDLKTAVSKLKLLPCGTWCAEQTQKTDAEQITSILTKQAFTRPAKIFIITSEYIDSYSLHTLVTTANNLVIQQVIIPQTPGVVSYDAPYYNYYRAYYDNYRRYASRMEQVYPYMHVEIPSDQYQFIQQDTRYGNYDYESWPSSTCYSLIGCQECMTSPAILPSVDSTAETVQTSEATAENSDSGTIHSGDSKHTENIIDTNRKLSAELVTEKAIIPTTPPTEDYEYEITGDPPGMKIDKTPLLDEVNEKSVSDEDLI; from the exons ATGCGATCatacattattattttatttgctatttcaatttctttatttatttgtaCTATTTATTGCTGTCCAAATGAGCCAACTGAAATTCTGTTCATTATCAAAGCATCTTATTATTTATCCGAGTATCAATGGGAGTCTGTGAAAGCTTTACTTGGAAAAGTATCTGGTTCCGTTAATTTAGGACGCTCAAGCGAG GCATCTCAAATTGGAGTGTATCTTTTTGATAACTTAAACATGCCAGTTCCGGTAATAGGATTGGGGACATACGGAAGGAGCTCGGATCTAAAAACTGCAGTCagtaaattgaaattgttgccGTGTGGAACTTGGTGTGCGGAACAGACTCAAAAGACTGATGCAGAG CAAATAACTTCAATCCTCACAAAGCAAGCGTTCACTCGCccagcaaaaatttttatcataaCCTCCGAATACATCGACAGCTACAGCCTTCACACATTAGTCACTACTGCAAATAATTTGGTTATTCAGCAAGTGATAATACCACAAACTCCTGGTGTAGTCTCTTACGATGCTCCATACTACAACTATTATCGAGCATATTATGACAATTATAGACG ATATGCCAGTCGAATGGAACAAGTATATCCATATATGCACGTTGAAATCCCATCTGATCAGTATCAATTTATTCAGCAAGACACTCGCTATGGTAATTATGACTACGAAAG CTGGCCTAGCAGTACTTGTTATTCGTTGATTGGATGCCAAGAGTGTATGACGTCACCAGCAATCTTGCCCAGTGTAGACTCTACTGCTGAAACAGTACAAACTTCAGAAGCTACCGCTGAAAACTCAGATTCTGGAACAATTCACTCTGGAGACTCAAAGCATACGGAAAATATTATTGAtacaaatagaaaattatcTGCGGAACTGGTCACTGAAAAAGCGATTATTCCAACAACTCCCCCAACAGAAGACTATGAGTATGAAATAACAGGGGACCCGCCTGGAA tgaaaatcgacaaaacaCCCCTATTGGACGAGGTAAATGAGAAGTCTGTGAGCGACGAAGATTTAATATAA
- the F27D9.7 gene encoding Peptidase M12B domain-containing protein (Confirmed by transcript evidence), protein MRGIILILALTIYITSAAESFLHAELEDDTEAEIADWSDVKTDGKIRLITFLIGIDSAMTRYYNYDEARIRSAMIVLMHTVNQYFYPLNIRLSIIDILPVKGTNMGLDDFISWKKEQQNLIEHDVTVLLRHNYEGGIAYSNGICSKNSLMISGFLPDATMNNAWVFMHQLAHVIGLTHKQQTKCECNTAINGRCLKLSGFPECSVQEMVDKLSNSSCLIQESPSFAKNTVVPKKGSLPVCGNGLQEDEEECDCGPERFCDNILCDAVKCRFIVQKAYLTTFIPLGFAFIAFVILLFGKYCLCSLFASLRNTGHREQMEKNRGDIENLNDVDVEQAPVRMRVSRNEEPTIPVENRRTRLSDLYVTMRPISRFWEKFHKQKDGSVAPI, encoded by the exons ATGAGAGGAATTATACTAATTTTAGCACTAACCATTTATATAACAAGTGCAGCAGAAAGTTTTTTACATGCAGAACTG gaAGATGACACAGAAGCAGAGATAGCTGATTGGAGTGATGTGAAAACAGATGGGAAAATAAGACTTATTACGTTTTTAATTGGAATTGATTCAGCTATG ACAAGGTACTACAACTATGACGAGGCGCGTATACGATCTGCCATGATTGTTCTAATGCACACTGTGAATCaa TATTTTTACCCACTCAATATCCGCCTATCAATTATTGATATCCTTCCCGTAAAAGGAACTAATATGGGACTCGATGATTTCATATCttggaaaaaagaacaacaGAACTTGATTGAGCATGACGTCACCGTGTTACTAAGACACAATTATGAAGGAGGAATTGCATATTCAAATGGAATTTGCTCGAAAAATAGTCTGATGATTTCGGGT tttctaccGGATGCAACAATGAATAATGCATGGGTCTTTATGCATCAATTAGCTCATGTAATTGGTCTAACACATAAACAGCAAACAAAATGTGAATGCAACACGGCAATAAATGGAAGGTGCCTCAAACTAAG CGGGTTTCCTGAATGCAGTGTTCAAGAGATGGTcgataaactttcaaatagCAGTTGTCTTATACAAGAATCGCCTAGTTTTGCAAAGAATACGGTTGTTCCAAAGAAAGGGTCTCTGCCTGTGTGCGGAAATGGATTGcaggaagatgaagaagaatgTGATTGTGGTCCAGAAAG ATTTTGTGACAACATTCTGTGCGATGCGGTCAAGTGCAGGTTCATTGTTCAAAAAGCATATCTTACAACTTTTATTCCATTGGGCTTTGCTTTTATTGCTTTTGTCATTCTACTCTTTGG GAAGTACTGCTTATGCTCTCTGTTTGCATCATTAAGAAATACTGGACATAGAGAACAAATGGAAAAGAACCGCGGggacattgaaaatttgaatgacgTGGACGTCGAGCAAGCGCCTGTTAGGATGAGAGTGTCACGAAACGAAGAACCCACAATTCCAGTGGAAAATCGAAGAACACGATTGAGCGACCTATATGTTACTATGCGACCGATATCAAGGTTTTGGGAAAAGTTTCATAAACAGAAAGATGGATCTGTCGCGCCCATTTAA
- the mfsd-8.5 gene encoding Major facilitator superfamily (MFS) profile domain-containing protein (Confirmed by transcript evidence) yields the protein MGGDTIETGEKILDDGSIGQSNFDQTEAMLPTPSDKTDWKSIYLAGSCAFIQATQFAIFFTSMYPYILTLEHNVTQTSFGIVVAMYSVSQAIFSPVFGFWSNRIGQVRFPLIVGFIVMAFGNITYLSLQYLSSNHLYVMMLARLIAGGGTGNMSLLRAYASTASTSKDRSRAIACVSGGIALGTMMGPGLQLLFSPLGENGINILGLNISIYTSPALFCLILNVTGLLIVKLAFVEKYIINHGKNIVQDEENGEKKIKKLASPDFIAILLCIITRFSQIFLNTTIESIGSAYTMMMFGLEKEESVSINAGVHTVAGSIAAFMFICFIFTGVRRYMKNRVFTFISLSIPLVWLIATYPYKFYSDHVQLMTNGSNANCDTEKYSWCTDLTKVNEYVYYIGFIMVFGVAFSFMNITVTTLFSKVIGPRPQGTYQGVYQMAGSFGRMLAPLLMSYVYTLYGPSIPWLILIVNLVVLISAWIILRVRMVPFEKYETKKIEPLN from the exons atggGAGGAGACACGATTGAAACAGGAGAGAAAATTCTAGATGACGGGAGTATTGGtcagtcaaattttgatcAAACTGAAGCAATGTTACCC actCCCAGTGATAAAACTGATTGGAAATCCATCTACCTAGCTGGATCATGTGCGTTCATACAAGCCACACagtttgcaatatttttcacatCTATGTATCCATATATTTTGACA CTGGAACATAATGTAACGCAAACAAGTTTTGGAATTGTAGTTGCAATGTACAGCGTTTCACAAGCGATTTTTAGTCctgtttttggattttggagCAATCGAATAGGTCAAGTGAGATTTCCGTTAATAGTCGGCTTTATTGTTATGGCTTTTGGAAATATCACATATCTTAGTTTGCAATATTTGTCCAGCAATCACTTATACGTTATGATGCTGGCTAGACTCATTGCTGGAGGAGGCACag GAAACATGAGTTTACTTAGAGCTTATGCTTCAACAGCTTCTACTTCAAAAGATCGCTCTCGTGCTATTGCGTGTGTTTCTGGAGGAATTGCACTTGGAACCATGATGGGGCCTGGATTACAGTTACTTTTCTCTCCACTTGGAGAAAACGGAATTAACATTCTTGGGTTGAACATCAGCATTTATACCTCTCCTGCTCTTTTTTGCCTTATTCTCAATGTAACTGGGTTGCTGATCGTGAAGCTTgcttttgtggaaaaatatattatcaaCCATGGTAAAAATATAGTGCAAGATGAAGAAAAtggagagaaaaaa attaaaaaactAGCCAGCCCTGACTTCATTGCAATTCTGCTATGTATTATTACTCGtttctctcaaattttcttaaacaCTACCATCGAGag tattGGGTCCGCATACACAATGATGATGTTCGGATTGGAGAAGGAAGAATCAGTTTCAATAAATGCTGGAGTTCATACCGTTGCTGGTTCCATTGCGGCATTCATGTTCATTTGTTTCATATTTACCGGAGTTCGAAGATA catgaaAAACCGAGTATTCACATTTATTTCGCTGTCCATCCCGTTAGTGTGGCTCATTGCAACTTATCCATACAAGTTCTACAGTGATCATGTTCAACTTATGACAAATG gaagcaATGCCAATTGTGACACTGAGAAATATTCTTGGTGTACAGATCTCACTAAAGTCAATGAATAC GTATATTATATTGGATTCATTATGGTGTTTGGTGTTGCATTTTCGTTTATGAATATCACCGTTACTACACTGTTTTCCAAAGTAATAGGCCCGAGACCACAG GGAACTTATCAAGGTGTGTACCAAATGGCCGGATCATTTGGGCGAATGCTTGCTCCACTTTTGATGAGCTACGTTTACACATTATATGGCCCTTCAATTCCATGGTTGATACTAATTGTGAAC CTGGTAGTCCTTATTAGTGCGTGGATTATATTGCGTGTGAGAATGGTTCCATTCGAGAAATATGAGACGAAGAAGATTGAGCCTTTGAATTAG
- the stn-2 gene encoding PDZ domain-containing protein (Confirmed by transcript evidence) yields the protein MSVTKSHHNLDVVHHGIVLISDGNATSRSSRLLLSKDELCIQVIDDGTAEPEEAKETFLENATRQVVIVKKPDSGFGLSIKGGSENAQNMPIVISKIFKGLPADECGELFIGDAIVEVNGISIEGQSHDEVVNMLKSSGDQVTLGVRHFTHMTPFLKPAQSLQPDGTLDQLFDGRSTRSHKAQSESRLSDSKWQQHIDGREKKWKTLTSLPLAMAYVTRYLWGTDNIRTNSFEVRAVDGRSSGIVHCEDTSALEQWISHISKHILSLNQKSIKMSNKYLHQSEQISYIGWVNEYLNDDDQEELKIRWQPRFLILKGSDVCFFDVPPLNSEDLNKCVYLYKCYDVAVKQVPNSSPRRDKRDNCFLIETPLQVPNHYLSFEAVSAFELFEQAYYRTVYNTISQMQSRTFACNFEGRASGIVFDIKQGISLYDIPTKSYIWQYRFRDLQAVADDGKLCVQLSFNDDRSLNSDRIEVKDIECEDVVTVVFNLHSFVLARIVSTDPDYLKANRYVGNAED from the exons ATGTCCGTTACGAAATCACACCATAATCTGGATGTG gttcaTCATGGAATAGTACTCATTAGTGATGGGAATGCCACTTCTAGATCGTCACGACTGCTTTTATCCAAAG ATGAGTTATGTATTCAAGTCATTGACGATGGTACCGCGGAGCCCGAAGAAGCCAAAGAaacatttctagaaaatgCAACTCGGCAAGTTGTCATAGTTAAAAAACCAGACTCGGGGTTCGGATTGTCTATTAAA GGAGGATCAGAAAATGCACAAAACATGCCAATAGTAATctccaaaatattcaaaggaTTGCCAG CCGACGAATGTGGAGAGCTATTTATTGGAGATGCTATCGTAGAAGTAAATGGAATATCCATAGAAG GTCAAAGCCACGACGAAGTGGTTAACATGTTAAAATCAAGCGGTGACCAAGTAACTTTGGGTGTCCGCCATTTCACCCATATGACGCCGTTTCTAAA ACCAGCACAGTCATTGCAACCCGATGGAACATTGGATCAGCTGTTTGATGGAAGAAGTACAAGG AGCCACAAAGCGCAATCCGAATCCCGACTCTCCGACTCGAAATGGCAACAACATATTGACGGACGggaaaagaaatggaaaacgTTGACGTCTCTTCCGTTGGCAATGGCTTATGTCACCAGATACCTCTGGGGAACCGACAATATCAG GACAAACTCTTTCGAAGTTCGTGCAGTAGATGGAAGATCGTCGGGAATTGTGCATTGCGAAGATACATCGGCGCTGGAACAATGGATCTCGCACATCAGCAAACATATATTGTCGCTCAACCAAAAGAGTATAAAAATGAGCAACAAGTACTTGCATCAGAGTGAGCAG aTCAGCTACATTGGTTGGGTGAATGAATACTTGAATGATGATGATCAAGAAGAGCTTAAAATCCGCTGGCAACCTCGCTTCTTGATTTTAAAAGGCAGTGATGTCTGCTTCTTTGATGTTCCGccg ctaAACTCTGAAGATCTCAACAAATGTGTCTACTTGTACAAATGTTATGATGTTGCTGTAAAACAG GTCCCAAACTCTAGTCCACGAAGAGATAAGCGTGACAATTGTTTCTTAATAGAAACTCCATTGCAAGTTCCAAATCACTACCTGTCATTTGAAGCTGTATCtgcatttgaactttttgagcaaGCATATTACCGAACCGTATACAATACCATTTCCCAAATGCAG TCCCGAACGTTTGCCTGTAACTTTGAAGGAAGAGCCAGTGGAATCGTTTTTGACATTAAACAGGGAATTAGTCTATATGATATTCCTACTAAG AGTTACATTTGGCAATATCGGTTCAGAGATTTACAAGCCGTTGCTGATGATGGCAAACTGTGTGTCCAGTTATCGTTCAATGATGATCGTTCATTGAATTCCGATAGAATAGAAGTAAAG GACATCGAATGCGAAGATGTGGTAACAGTTGTATTCAACCTTCATTCCTTTGTTCTTGCCAGAATTGTTTCCACTGATCCAGACTATTTGAAGGCTAATCGTTATGTTGGAAATGCAGAGGActaa
- the unc-18 gene encoding Acetylcholine regulator unc-18 (Confirmed by transcript evidence) has protein sequence MSLKQIVGHKLLNDVIRPLKKGDGRSAWNVLIVDTLAMRMLSSCCKMHNIMEEGITIVEDLNKRREPLPTLEAIYLIAPTAESIDKLIQDYCARNLYKCAHVFFTEACSDQLFSTLSKSAAARFIKTLKEINIAFTPYESQVFNLDSPDTFFLYYNAQKQGGLTSNLERIAEQIATVCATLGEYPSLRYRADFERNVELGHLVEQKLDAYKADDPSMGEGADKARSQLIIIDRGYDAITPLLHELTLQAMCYDLLGIENDVYKYETGGSDENLEKEVLLDENDDLWVEMRHKHIAVVSQEVTKNLKKFSESKGNKGTMDSKSIKDLSMLIKRMPQHKKELNKFSTHISLAEECMKQYQQGVDKLCKVEQDLSTGIDAEGERVRDAMKLMVPLLIDPAVRCEDRLRLILLYILSKNGITDENLNKLLQHANISMADKETITNAAYLGLNIVTDTGRKKTWTPTKKERPHEQVYQSSRWVPVIKDIIEDAIDERLDTKHFPFLAGRQVNQGYRAPASARYGQWHKERGQQSNYRSGPRLIIYIIGGVTFSEMRACYEVTAARKPWEVVIGSDRIITPDKFLTNLRDLNKPRDI, from the exons ATGTCACTCAAACAAATCGTTGGGCACA AACTGCTCAACGATGTAATCCGTCCACTGAAGAAGGGAGACGGGCGTAGCGCGTGGAATGTTCTCATCGTTGACACCCTAGCCATGCGGATGTTGTCATCCTGCTGCAAAATGCACAATATTATGGAAG AAGGAATTACAATTGTGGAAGATCTAAACAAAAGGAGAGAGCCCCTTCCAACACTTGAAGCCATTTATCTGATTGCTCCAACTGCTGAATCG ATAGACAAGCTGATTCAAGATTATTGCGCCAGAAATTTGTACAAATGCGCTCATGTCTTTTTCACCGAAGCGTGTTCGGATCAGCTCTTCTCAACATTATCCAAAAGTGCAGCTGCTCGTTTCATCAAAACTCTGAAGGAGATTAACATAGCTTTCACTCCATACGAAAGCCAG gttttcaatTTGGACTCTCCTGATACATTTTTCTTATACTACAACGCCCAAAAACAAGGTGGTCTGACATCGAACCTTGAGAGAATTGCTGAACAAATCGCAACGGTGTGCGCAACACTTGGAGAATATCCATCATTGAG GTACCGTGCTGACTTTGAGAGAAATGTTGAGCTCGGCCACCTTGTTGAGCAAAAACTCGACGCTTACAAGGCTGACGATCCATCTATGGGTGAGGGAGCCGACAAGGCACGCAGTCAGTTGATCATCATCGACAGAGGTTACGATGCCATCACTCCACTTCTCCATGAACTTACTCTTCAAGCAATGTGCTACGACCTTTTGGGCATTGAGAATGACGTTTACAAGTACGAAACGGGAGGAAGCGATGAAAACTTGGAGAAAGAG GTTCTGCTCGATGAGAATGATGATTTATGGGTTGAAATGAGGCACAAACATATTGCCGTTGTTTCACAAGAAGTCACAAAGAACTTGAAAAAGTTCAGTGAGAGCAAGGGCAACAAGGGAACGATGGACTCCAAATCGATCAAGGATCTATCGATGCTCATCAAAAGAATGCCACAGCACAAGAAAGAGTTGAACAAGTTTAGCACTCACATCAGTCTTGCTGAGGAATGCATGAAACAGTATCAACAAGGAGTTGACAAGTTGTGTAAGGTTGAACAAGATTTGAGTACCGGAATCGACGCAGAAGGAGAACGAGTCAGAGATGCAATGAAGTTGATGGTGCCACTTTTGATTGACCCAGCCGTGCGGTGTGAAGACCGCCTCAGATTGATTCTGTTGTACATTCTTTCCAAGAATGGAATTACTgatgaaaacttgaataaacTTTTACAACACGCTAATATCTCCATGGCTGATAAGGAAACAATCACCAACGCTGCTTACTTGGGATTGAATATTGTTACcgat ACCGGCCGCAAGAAGACGTGGACCCCAACCAAAAAGGAAAGACCACACGAGCAAGTTTACCAATCTTCCCGCTGGGTTCCAGTTATCAAGGATATTATTGAAGATGCTATTGACGAGCGTTTGGACACAAAACATTTCCCATTCCTTGCTGGACGACAAGTTAACCAAGGATACAG agcCCCTGCATCTGCTAGATATGGTCAGTGGCACAAGGAACGAGGACAACAATCCAACTATCGCAGTGGACCACGACTGATTATCTACATTATTGGAGGTGTCACCTTCTCCGAAATGCGAGCTTGTTATGAAGTGACCGCTGCCCGAAAACCGTGGGAAGTCGTCATTGGGTCCGACAGAATCATCACTCCGGATAAGTTCCTGACCAACTTGCGTGACCTGAACAAACCGCGTGACATATGA